A segment of the Thermus thermamylovorans genome:
ATGCGCAGAAGCCGCCTGCCCGTGCGCCGGAAGTGGAGGACCTGGGCCACCACGGAGAGCACCTCCAAGACGGGCACGATGGCCGCCAGGGGCAGGAGCCAGAGCTTCCCCGTGAGGACGAAAAGCCCTGCCACCGCCGCCCCCAGGGCCTGGCTCCCCGTGTCCCCCATGAAGACCTTGGCCCGGGGGGCGTTGTGCCAGAGGAAGCCCAGCACCCCCCCGAGGAGGGCCTGGGCCAGGGGGTAGGGGTAGAAGGGGAGGAGGAGGATGGCGGCCACGCTGGCCAGAAGCCCGTCCAGCCCGTCGGTGAAGTTGAAGGCGTTGGCGGCCCCCACCACCGCCAGGGCGATGAGGAGGACGTCCAGGAGGGGCCAGGGGGTGTAGGCCACCTGGCGCACCGCCCAGAGGGCGAAGACCAGGGCCATGAGCCCCTGGAAGAGGAGCTTCTCCCGGGCCCTGAGGGGCCGGAAGAGGCTCCCCCCGAGGTCGTCCAAAAGGCCCAGGAGGGCGAAGCCCAGGGCCAAAAGCCAAAGCGCCCCCAGACCGTCCCCTCCCACGGCCAGGTAGGCCAGGAAGGCGGCCAGGAGGAAGGCCACCCCCCCCATGCTGGGGGTGCCCTCCTTGGCCAGGTGGCTTTGGGGCCCCTCGCGCCGGACCCGCTTCCCCAGGCCCAGGCCCCGCATGAGGGCCATCCAGGCCGCGGTGAG
Coding sequences within it:
- a CDS encoding phospho-N-acetylmuramoyl-pentapeptide-transferase — its product is MALALALLLAWFLTAAWMALMRGLGLGKRVRREGPQSHLAKEGTPSMGGVAFLLAAFLAYLAVGGDGLGALWLLALGFALLGLLDDLGGSLFRPLRAREKLLFQGLMALVFALWAVRQVAYTPWPLLDVLLIALAVVGAANAFNFTDGLDGLLASVAAILLLPFYPYPLAQALLGGVLGFLWHNAPRAKVFMGDTGSQALGAAVAGLFVLTGKLWLLPLAAIVPVLEVLSVVAQVLHFRRTGRRLLRMSPLHHHFELLGWEEGKIVFRFAVVTALATALAFGLGGGA